A stretch of the Octopus bimaculoides isolate UCB-OBI-ISO-001 chromosome 8, ASM119413v2, whole genome shotgun sequence genome encodes the following:
- the LOC106872398 gene encoding nuclear transcription factor Y subunit gamma, which yields MSGNDPVYQPTGSATSGISNEATTMLQTFWPHSLEGIKKMTQNEFKSQELPLARIKKIMKLDEDVKMISAEAPVLFAKAAEIFISELSLRAWIHTEDNKRRTLQRNDIAMAITKFDQFDFLIDIVPRDELKPPKRQVSISSTDFFHLKQIQLYLQMQQQQSQSQQAQQQQQQQQQQQQQQQQQQQQQQQQQQQQQQQQQVQQQTQQLQPQPATTPAPQVQVAQAQQAAQQTAQIQLSGDGFPVVLSQGGHIIQPPFQIQVAQSGNLGNNNTHGYEFVALPNSSIIQIPTSPVQQTAVVSQPPPAPPTPTPTQTTVTQAITQQAVSHQVQEVTQQAQQQQQQIQTAQVIQQVVTPSGEIQSLPIQLTAAQLQAFQMQLQGKQPNQPIIIQAAQQNEQTVIGAAQQQFTTSQPIYQIQQVQVAPSNIFIQQQGHVSADGEQEAAEAS from the exons ATGTCAGGAAATGATCCTGTCTACCAACCTACGGGAAGTGCAACTTCAGGAATTTCAAATGAAGCCACAACAATGTTACAGACATTTTGGCCCCATAGTTTAGAAGGAATCAAAAAGATGACACAG aATGAATTCAAGAGTCAAGAACTTCCTCTGGCAAGGATAAAGAAAATCATGAAACTTGATGAAGATGTTAAA ATGATCAGTGCTGAAGCACCCGTCCTCTTTGCTAAGGCTGCAGAAATATTCATTAGTGAACTTTCTTTGAGAGCATGGATACACACAGAAGATAACAAACGGAGAACATTACAA CGAAATGATATTGCAATGGCTATTACCAAATTTGACCAGTTTGATTTCCTGATTGACATTGTTCCCCGAGATGAACTGAAACCACCAAAACGGCAGGTAAGCATTTCCTCTactgatttctttcattt aaagcaaattcaGTTATATTTACAAA TGCAGCAGCAACAATCCCAGTCACAACAagcacagcagcaacaacagcaacagcaacaacagcagcagcagcagcaacaacaacaacaacagcagcagcagcagcagcagcagcaacaacagcagcagcaagtgCAGCAACAAACACAGCAGTTGCAACCACAACCTGCTACCACACCTGCTCCACAAGTGCAGGTAGCTCAAGCACAACAGGCTGCTCAACAGACTGCCCAAATACAACTTTCAGGAGATGGTTTCCCAGTTGTGCTGAGTCAAG GAGGACATATCATTCAGCCCCCTTTCCAAATACAAGTTGCTCAATCAGGTAACCTTGGAAAT aACAACACACATGGGTATGAATTCGTAGCGTTACCCAACTCCAGCATCATTCAAATTCCCACATCACCAGTTCAACAGACAGCGGTTGTCAGCCAACCTCCTCCTGCACCACCCACACCAACACCCACACAGACCACAGTTACACAAGCCATCACTCAGCAAGCTGTTTCCCATCAAGTGCAAGAGGTGACGCAACAggctcaacagcaacaacaacaaatacagacAGCTCAGGTGATACAGCAGGTCGTTACACCTTCAGGCGAGATTCAGAGTTTACCG ATCCAGTTAACTGCTGCACAGTTGCAGGCTTTTCAGATGCAGTTGCAAGGTAAACAACCAAATCAACCAATCATAATCCAGGCAGCTCAGCAGAATGAGCAGACAGTCATTGGAGCTGCACAACAGCAATTTACCACATCCCAG CCAATTTATCAAATTCAGCAAGTTCAGGTGGCACCATCAAACATCTTCATACAGCAGCAAGGCCATGTGTCAGCAGATGGAGAACAAGAGGCAGCAGAAGCTTCTTAG